The genomic segment ACCGGAAAGTTTTGTTTTAGGTGTTTTGATAAGTTATTCATTTTTGTCCTCCTCAATATTATTTATTTCTTCCCAGAGACTTTCTTCAGCCTCTTTTGGCAAATTCATAAGCCAGTCAATGAAATGAAAAAGATTGATTATGTCCAGGTACTCATATCCTTTATCCTCCCAAGCAAATCATAATGACTTGCTTGGGAGTTGAACCTTATTTCCGATAATTTTATTATACTCCTCCACCTCCGGTAGCACCAGAAATATTATAAGGAATTTCAAACACTTCCTCTTTTGCTTCTTCAATCGTGGTACCGAGTTCAGTTTCTTTTTCTTCTACAAATGTTTCAACTCTTTCCTTGATAGAAGCCAGACCAGGCTGATCAAGGCTGCCGTCTTCAAAAAGGTCTTCAAGAGCGCCTTCTTCAGCACTATTCCCCAAGCTTGAAAAGGTTGAGTTTATTTTTTCAACTTTATACATATTAAAAAACAATTCCACGGCTGATTTGGCAAGAAGGACAAGATCAGGGTCAGTTTCATTTTTAATAGCACTCATGCGTTCCTCTTTAAGAGCTTTAAGATCAACTTCCTGACCGCTTTTAATAGTTTCCTTAATAATATTGCTTACCACTGTTGTATCAGGCATTACATCCTGGTCAGTCATTTCAAAACCTGGCGGCTGTCCCACAGTGCTTACAAAAGTGGAAACCTTGAGATTCTCCATTTCCGGATCATAACACACTATAAAGAATTCTTTGTTAGCACGAACATTTTCAAACTTATAAATTCCCTCTTCATCTGCCTCGGTTTCAATGGTAACTCCATTGCAGTCATCTACTGTTTGACCATTTATAGTAACAAGATAGCATCTTGCATAAGGAAGGGGAGAAGTATCTGATCCGTCACCCGCTTCACCTCCAACGCCTCCCGAACCTCCGCTGTCTCCGCCATCTCCTCCGTCACCGCCGCCTCCTCCAAAACCGCCGTTTATATCGAAATATTCAGTGTTAGTACAATTAGAATCATCGTCACTTCCGTTACATCCAAAAATAATAAAGATCAGGGATACAATTGTTAATACTCTGATAAGATTAGTGAATTTTTTCATTTGTTTTCCTTTCCATTGTTTTGATTAATCAAATTCAGTATTGCAAGGTTTAGATTGTCAAAAAAATCCAGCTTCAATTATTTGTTTCACCTTCCTTTCCTTGAATAAAACCATCCCAGATTTCAGGAACATACTTGAGAATATTTTGATATCTTCCGATACGGTTCATCTGATATTTTAAACAGGCTTCTGCATCTGCTGTGCATACAGGGCATTTTTTCCGGTTTACAAAGCCGGAATCATTGCAATATGGGCATATATCAATAACTTCAAAAATGGTAAAGGCAATATCCTGGCGGGACAATACTTTAATCTTTTTTTCCAATATTTTTAAAACATTGGACGGTGTTAAAATTTCAATCATGTCTTTAAATAATTGATACTGATTCAAAGCTTGCCTCATATTCTGAATTGATATATAGATTATAAACCTGTGAGTCAAGTATCTTATCCCTACAACGACACTTTTAAGCGGATAAGTCTATAAGTTGTGACAAAGTAAATTCTCAATATCCAGATTAAGACTGGGCGCACTTAGTAATTATATCCGGCAGCCAGGGAACAATATCAAAGCAGCCTTTTGGATGGAAGCGAAAGTATCGCGGGCACGGCGGCCTGCTGGACTTCGGGTTGAGCCGCTGATTCCTACAACTGCTGTGCAATAAGGGGTTGAGTTACATGGCTGTGATAATGTTGATACAAGATGAAATTTTGAAGATTGGGGCCGAAATGGATTCCAGCGATGTCCTGAACAGTATATTCTTTGTATCCTCTCTGCACACTGCCCGGCGGAATAACTTCAGGCTTGATGATCTCCTCTTTATGAATCTCAAGGGATGCGGTTTTTTGACGTTTTACCGAACCAGGTCTCTTTTCATCAGAGCCTTTGTCTTTCTTTTTGGAAGTATCAGGCTTTTCAAGCCTGGAAGGTTTTATATCCGGCTTCCCTTTTTCGCCTTTAAGACGAGCTATTTCATCTTTCAGCTTCTGAATTTCTTCATACTGAAAATTTATGATTTCCAGAAGATCAATAACCACAGGGATCTTTTCTTCTTCGGGAATTTGTGCTATGTGTTTGGGAATATTCATGAGACGCACTCGTATATTATTTTTTTTATAATTACAAGTTTTTTTAGCAGTTTATTGAGAAGTTACTTAAATTTTTGATAAGGTACTTATTGTGCTGTCCTTTCAAATACCGCTGCAATAAAAAAAGAAAAAATGGAAATAATGCTTCAACAAAAAGATAACACACAGGAGACATTTTGCCTTATAAAATCTGAGGCTTATATTATGAGGAAAAATGATTTGATAGTACAGAGAATTAAGGAGAGTGGATTGATAATTTCTGAGATATGGAAAGTTCGCTTAACCATAAGTGATATTTTTAAAATGTATGATAAATGGATACCGAGAATTTCATCAATAATGCGTTTCCCTCAACTTTTTAATATAGATGTATATATTATTGAAGGGCAGGATGCAATAAACCGTATGTACAGATTGAAGCATAAGATTAGATACGAGATTTGGGGATGGGAATATAAGAAAGGAGGATTTTTGCATTGCCCTGATTCTATTGAAGAAGCATTTAAGCACAAATCTATTATTTCAAAACGAATATTGGAAGTAATTTGGCCTCTGACAAATTGATATTTTTTTCAGGGTTGATTAAAAGATTCTTTTCACAAAAAGTGCATGAGCTACGTTTTTTACTCTGCATGTTTTGAAAGAAAATCTTCCGGTTCTTTATACCTTGAATTGTTTTCCAAGCTCTTCTTTGTTCATAACAGAATCCTTTTCATAGACATTTTATTAGATTTATATTCAATATTATAGGTAAATTGCAAAAATGATGAATGAAAAAGAATTGTAATTGTATTAAAGAATCTGAAAATAAGTTTTTCAAAAAAGGGGTCCAGGAGTAAATGGTGATCCCACCGGGAATCGAACCCGGGTTTCTGGCGTGAGAGGCCAGCGTCCTGACCGCTAGACGATGGGACCGTTTGATATGTTGTGGGTTGAATATACAAACCTTTTGTTTTTGTCAAACACTATTTTCAGGTGACTGAAGTTTTTGCCTTCGTTTTCCCTGCCTTATTCCAAATATAAAATAAGCAATACATCCAATGCCTGGAATCAGTGCAACAGCAATTCCCCAGCCTATTTGTACAGGTTTTGAAGTAAAATCCCTCATGGCAATATCAATTATGGCAATCCAGGTTAATAAAAGAAAAAATATGCCGGTTCCTGCAATCATATAAATAGTACTCATGGTTAACCTCTTAATAATTCTGCAATTTTTAATACTGTTCTTACATAATATTTACTGTGATTATATGTATATACCACTTTAAATGCTTTTTGGGGAGTAATTCCTGAATACCATCCTGAATTATTCAAATAGCTGGCAACGCTTCTGATTGCATCTGCATGGTTAAATAAGTCTATTTTACCGTCTCCATTGCCGTCTCTGGCAAGGGTCAGGATATTGGAAGGCATAAACTGGCAGATACCCATTGCTCCTGCATATGAGCCTTTTATTACTATGGGATTTATGTTTTCTTTTATACAATACTTTAAAAATGCCTTTAATTCCTGATATGCCCATGATGATTTTTGTTGAGCTTTTGCTTCAAATTCTGATTTTGACAGGCGTGTTGAAGAAGCAACTTCCTGCCAAAGCATTGCCCTGTTATTTGGATCTGAAAGTGCTGCCATTGTTGACAGGGTGTTTAATACTGATCTTTTTCCAACATATGTTCCCAGCCTGGTTTCAACCAGGATAATTGCAGTTATTACATATCTGTCAACACCATAGGCTTTTTCAGTGCTTATAAAAGCATTCTGGTTGCCTGCCATGTAATTTTTTGCTTTTTGAATCTGGTCTGGTTCAAGAAACTGGTCATAGTTAAGCTTGCTTTCCCTGTGGACAAAATAAAGGGAAACTCCATTAGTGTCAAAATCAATTCCAGGGGAATTGTAGAGATTTTTTATTTTTGCCTGGTTAAACCCGTCTTGAATCAACCTGGTTTGAAGAGAGCTGAAATACTTATTTTGAGCATATGCCTGGGCATGAACTGATCTATAAAATACAGATGTAAAAAAAAGTGCAGATACAATACATAAAAAAACATTAATCTTTTTTTTCCGGCTTAATTTCATAAACAATAAACTCCTTGTATAAATTCAAAGATATTTTTTTACTTGCCTTGATTCGGTAATAAATGACATGCTATGGATATAAATGTCAATAATACAAATACAAAGAAAGCTGATAGTGTGAAAAAAAAAGATAAAAATATTTATATATGCCAGTCATGTGGATACAACAGCCCAAAATGGATGGGGAAATGTCCTGAATGTGAAAACTGGGATTCTTTTGTTGAAGAGATGATGCAGCCCAAAAATGATTCAGGTCCTCTTAGGGGTGTTGCTCATGTTCAGGCAAGACCTGTTCCCATTGATTCCATTACCCTGGAAGATGAAATTCGAACCAGTACCGGTATTAATGAATTTGACAGGGTTCTTGGAGGGGGTCTGGTTTCAGGCTCTCTTGTGCTTATCGGCGGGGATCCGGGTATTGGCAAATCTACTCTTATGCTTCAGGCCCTGTACGGTCTTTCTCTTCAGAATCTCAAGGTTCTTTATGTTTCAGGAGAAGAATCCATCAGGCAGATAAAACTCAGGAGCAAAAGGCTTGGAACCATAGGCCCGAATATTCTGGTTGTATCTGAAATTGATCTTGATTCAATTATCAGTATGGTAAATTCTGAAAAACCTGATGTGCTTGTCATAGATTCTATCCAGACCATGTTTAACAGTGATCTTTCTTCTGCACCAGGAAGTGTTACCCAGGTTCGGGAGTCAGCAATGCGTCTTATGATTATGGCAAAAAAAACAGGGATACCAACCTTTATTGTAGGCCATGTTACCAAAGAGGGGGCTATTGCAGGTCCAAGGCTGCTTGAACATATGGTTGATACTGTATTATATTTTGAAGGAGACAGGAGCCAT from the Desulfonema limicola genome contains:
- the radA gene encoding DNA repair protein RadA, which translates into the protein MDINVNNTNTKKADSVKKKDKNIYICQSCGYNSPKWMGKCPECENWDSFVEEMMQPKNDSGPLRGVAHVQARPVPIDSITLEDEIRTSTGINEFDRVLGGGLVSGSLVLIGGDPGIGKSTLMLQALYGLSLQNLKVLYVSGEESIRQIKLRSKRLGTIGPNILVVSEIDLDSIISMVNSEKPDVLVIDSIQTMFNSDLSSAPGSVTQVRESAMRLMIMAKKTGIPTFIVGHVTKEGAIAGPRLLEHMVDTVLYFEGDRSHVFRILRAVKNRFGSTNEIGVFEMKEKGLDEVPNPSAVFLSERPSNAPGSVVTTSMEGTRPILIEIQALASATSFGNPRRTILGLDQNKVALLVAVMEKKLGLHLMGHDIFMNVAGGVKVLEPAVDMGIVAAIASSFLDRPLPKGCIVMGEIGLTGEVRAISHIETRVSETWKMGFTRCIVPKSNVKRMTEVEGIEIIGVNTVIQAVETLF
- a CDS encoding lytic murein transglycosylase: MKLSRKKKINVFLCIVSALFFTSVFYRSVHAQAYAQNKYFSSLQTRLIQDGFNQAKIKNLYNSPGIDFDTNGVSLYFVHRESKLNYDQFLEPDQIQKAKNYMAGNQNAFISTEKAYGVDRYVITAIILVETRLGTYVGKRSVLNTLSTMAALSDPNNRAMLWQEVASSTRLSKSEFEAKAQQKSSWAYQELKAFLKYCIKENINPIVIKGSYAGAMGICQFMPSNILTLARDGNGDGKIDLFNHADAIRSVASYLNNSGWYSGITPQKAFKVVYTYNHSKYYVRTVLKIAELLRG
- a CDS encoding PLDc N-terminal domain-containing protein, which encodes MSTIYMIAGTGIFFLLLTWIAIIDIAMRDFTSKPVQIGWGIAVALIPGIGCIAYFIFGIRQGKRRQKLQSPENSV